One genomic region from Pyxicephalus adspersus chromosome 1, UCB_Pads_2.0, whole genome shotgun sequence encodes:
- the IFT57 gene encoding intraflagellar transport protein 57 homolog isoform X1, which translates to MAASVRDVSLGGNYKRRRRVFSNKLFKLPLTMAEDRRLEEDDRGPGAAFQVFILMEDLLEKLKLLNYEEEVLKNHNMRSISRLYFALPTNPGEQFFMFCTIAAWLINKAGHYFEQPQEYDDPNATISKILAELRSFGGAADFPPSKLKAGYGEQVCYVLDFLTEQVLKHTGFTWKRPVYPSEELDEEVIVEDDAELTLNKFEDEIIEEESDDEEHLVDLNVLKAQSNKMNVGETSKPEEILESKTDAAEWYLEVERVLPQLKVTVRTDNKDWRVHVDQMHQHKDGIETSLKETKGYLDKLHSEVSKTLEKVSSREKYINNQLDPLIQEYRTAQAQLSELKEQYQQITTKVTDKTRILSEVTEELEKVKQEIEEKGSSITDGAPLVKMKQALNKLKQEIVQMDIRIGVVEHTLLQSKLKEKSNMTRDMHATIIPDSSTGDY; encoded by the exons ATGGCAGCCTCTGTCAGAGATGTCAGCCTGGGGGGCAATTATAAG aGAAGAAGAAGGGTTTTCTCAAATAAACTTTTCAAGCTTCCACTTACAATGGCAGAAGACAGAAGATTGGAAGAAGATGATCGTGGCCCCGGTGCTGCCTTCCAGGTTTTTATTCTTATGGAAGATTTGCTCGAGAAATTGAAGCTGCTTAACTATGAAGAAGAAGTTCTGAAAAACCATAACATGAGGTCCATTTCCAG attatattttgctttacctACAAACCCCGGCGagcagttttttatgttttgcacaaTTGCAGCTTGGCTTATAAACAAAGCGGGACACTACTTTGAACAGCCACAGGAATATGATGACCCTAATGCTACTATTTCCAAAATACTAGCAGAGCTAAGATCATTT GGGGGTGCAGCTGACTTTCCTCCTTCCAAACTAAAGGCAGGCTATGGAGAACAAGTGTGTTATGTGCTTGATTTTCTAACAGAACAAGTTTTAAAACATACAGGCTTTACCTGGAAAAG GCCTGTGTACCCCTCAGAGGAGTTAGATGAAGAGGTTATAGTGGAGGATGATGCAGagttaacattaaataaatttgaAGATGAAATCATT gaagaAGAATCTGATGATGAGGAGCACTTAGTAGATTTAAATGTCTTGAAAGCACAAAGTAATAAAATG AATGTTGGAGAAACATCTAAACCTGAAGAGATTTTAGAATCTAAAACAGATGCAGCAGAATGGTACCTGGAAGTGGAACGAGTCCTTCCACAGCTCAAAGTCACAGTTAGAACTGATAATAAG gattgGAGGGTTCACGTTGATCAAATGCATCAACACAAAGATGGAATTGAAACATCcttaaaagaaacaaag GGTTATCTGGACAAGCTTCACAGTGAAGTCAGCAAAACTTTGGAAAAAGTGTCCAGCCGTGAGAAATATATTAACAACCAGCTGGATCCCCTAATCCAGGAGTATCGTACGGCACAAGCTCAGCTGAGTGAG CTAAAAGAGCAATACCAGCAAATAACTACAAAAGTAACAGACAAGACGCGAATCCTGTCAGAG GTTACTGAAGAACTAGAAAAAGTGAAGCAAGAAATTGAAGAAAAGGGAAGTAGTATAACTGATGGTG CTCCTCTGGTGAAGATGAAGCAAGCCTTAAACAAACTGAAACAGGAGATTGTACAGATGGATATCAGGATCGGTGTTGTTGAACACACTCTGCTTCAATCCAAACTGAAAGAGAAATCAAACATGACCAGAGACATGCATGCCACAATCATTCCAGACTCTTCCACAGGAGACTATTAA
- the IFT57 gene encoding intraflagellar transport protein 57 homolog isoform X2, which produces MAEDRRLEEDDRGPGAAFQVFILMEDLLEKLKLLNYEEEVLKNHNMRSISRLYFALPTNPGEQFFMFCTIAAWLINKAGHYFEQPQEYDDPNATISKILAELRSFGGAADFPPSKLKAGYGEQVCYVLDFLTEQVLKHTGFTWKRPVYPSEELDEEVIVEDDAELTLNKFEDEIIEEESDDEEHLVDLNVLKAQSNKMNVGETSKPEEILESKTDAAEWYLEVERVLPQLKVTVRTDNKDWRVHVDQMHQHKDGIETSLKETKGYLDKLHSEVSKTLEKVSSREKYINNQLDPLIQEYRTAQAQLSELKEQYQQITTKVTDKTRILSEVTEELEKVKQEIEEKGSSITDGAPLVKMKQALNKLKQEIVQMDIRIGVVEHTLLQSKLKEKSNMTRDMHATIIPDSSTGDY; this is translated from the exons ATGGCAGAAGACAGAAGATTGGAAGAAGATGATCGTGGCCCCGGTGCTGCCTTCCAGGTTTTTATTCTTATGGAAGATTTGCTCGAGAAATTGAAGCTGCTTAACTATGAAGAAGAAGTTCTGAAAAACCATAACATGAGGTCCATTTCCAG attatattttgctttacctACAAACCCCGGCGagcagttttttatgttttgcacaaTTGCAGCTTGGCTTATAAACAAAGCGGGACACTACTTTGAACAGCCACAGGAATATGATGACCCTAATGCTACTATTTCCAAAATACTAGCAGAGCTAAGATCATTT GGGGGTGCAGCTGACTTTCCTCCTTCCAAACTAAAGGCAGGCTATGGAGAACAAGTGTGTTATGTGCTTGATTTTCTAACAGAACAAGTTTTAAAACATACAGGCTTTACCTGGAAAAG GCCTGTGTACCCCTCAGAGGAGTTAGATGAAGAGGTTATAGTGGAGGATGATGCAGagttaacattaaataaatttgaAGATGAAATCATT gaagaAGAATCTGATGATGAGGAGCACTTAGTAGATTTAAATGTCTTGAAAGCACAAAGTAATAAAATG AATGTTGGAGAAACATCTAAACCTGAAGAGATTTTAGAATCTAAAACAGATGCAGCAGAATGGTACCTGGAAGTGGAACGAGTCCTTCCACAGCTCAAAGTCACAGTTAGAACTGATAATAAG gattgGAGGGTTCACGTTGATCAAATGCATCAACACAAAGATGGAATTGAAACATCcttaaaagaaacaaag GGTTATCTGGACAAGCTTCACAGTGAAGTCAGCAAAACTTTGGAAAAAGTGTCCAGCCGTGAGAAATATATTAACAACCAGCTGGATCCCCTAATCCAGGAGTATCGTACGGCACAAGCTCAGCTGAGTGAG CTAAAAGAGCAATACCAGCAAATAACTACAAAAGTAACAGACAAGACGCGAATCCTGTCAGAG GTTACTGAAGAACTAGAAAAAGTGAAGCAAGAAATTGAAGAAAAGGGAAGTAGTATAACTGATGGTG CTCCTCTGGTGAAGATGAAGCAAGCCTTAAACAAACTGAAACAGGAGATTGTACAGATGGATATCAGGATCGGTGTTGTTGAACACACTCTGCTTCAATCCAAACTGAAAGAGAAATCAAACATGACCAGAGACATGCATGCCACAATCATTCCAGACTCTTCCACAGGAGACTATTAA